The following coding sequences are from one Novipirellula caenicola window:
- a CDS encoding proton-conducting transporter membrane subunit, translating into MSAESLIWISGALPLIALGLIYACGRWPNLRETSTIVVSTLLFAVTCRLSSFVFAGERPAVSLGEMLPGFRIAFEVEPLGMVFALVASGLWILTTLYAIGYMRGHHEENQTRFYACFAIAIFAAIAAAFSANLFTLFVAYELMTVSTYPLVTHHGTAEARNGGRVYLGILLSTSIAFFMLAVAWTWYVAGTLDFTVGGILSSAHAKEDISTLGLGVLLALFAFGIGKAALMPFHRWLPAAMVAPTPVSALLHAVAVVKVGVFSVLKVVVYIFGIDLLSSTGVSIWLAYAAGASLLIASLVAMTKDNLKARLAYSTISQLAYITLGAGLATQSGVLGGGMHIVMHAVGKITLFFCAGAIYVATHKKNISEMRGLGRQMPFTFAAFFVAAVSIIGLPPGGGAWSKWFLAIGTVETHLYVLTAALMISSLLNIAYLIPIPIQAFMAPLAEESGTPSPQDHAGDPHASGDHSHAVTGGIQEAPMMCVVPLCVTAILSVVLFFFADWIYQVLLPITVAS; encoded by the coding sequence ATGTCTGCCGAATCTCTGATTTGGATCTCCGGAGCGTTGCCGCTAATCGCACTGGGGTTGATTTACGCGTGCGGTCGTTGGCCCAATCTACGTGAAACTTCGACGATCGTGGTTTCAACGCTGCTGTTCGCCGTTACCTGTCGCTTGTCAAGTTTTGTGTTCGCTGGCGAGCGACCTGCGGTCAGCCTGGGCGAGATGCTGCCGGGGTTTCGCATCGCATTTGAAGTCGAGCCACTCGGGATGGTATTCGCATTGGTCGCGTCGGGGTTGTGGATTCTGACCACGCTGTATGCGATCGGTTACATGCGAGGCCATCACGAAGAAAACCAAACACGTTTTTACGCCTGTTTTGCCATTGCCATTTTTGCCGCGATCGCCGCAGCCTTCTCTGCGAACTTGTTTACCTTGTTCGTCGCCTACGAATTGATGACGGTGTCGACGTATCCGTTGGTCACGCATCACGGGACCGCCGAAGCTCGCAATGGTGGCCGCGTCTATCTCGGTATTTTGCTTTCCACCTCAATCGCCTTCTTTATGCTGGCCGTCGCGTGGACTTGGTATGTGGCGGGGACATTGGACTTTACTGTCGGGGGGATTCTAAGTTCGGCGCATGCCAAAGAGGATATTTCAACGCTGGGGCTCGGCGTCTTGTTAGCCTTGTTTGCCTTTGGTATTGGCAAGGCCGCTCTGATGCCATTTCATCGCTGGTTGCCCGCCGCGATGGTCGCCCCGACTCCGGTCAGCGCGCTGCTGCACGCGGTGGCGGTTGTCAAAGTCGGTGTGTTTTCAGTGCTGAAGGTGGTTGTTTACATCTTTGGAATCGATCTGCTTTCAAGCACCGGTGTCAGCATCTGGTTGGCGTATGCTGCCGGAGCCTCGCTTTTGATCGCGTCGCTTGTCGCGATGACCAAGGACAACTTGAAGGCACGTCTTGCTTATTCGACAATCAGCCAACTCGCCTACATCACGCTGGGTGCCGGATTGGCAACGCAAAGCGGGGTGTTGGGTGGCGGGATGCATATTGTGATGCATGCCGTCGGCAAAATCACGTTGTTCTTTTGTGCCGGCGCGATCTACGTTGCGACGCACAAAAAAAATATCAGTGAAATGCGTGGTCTTGGTCGCCAGATGCCGTTCACCTTTGCTGCGTTTTTTGTTGCCGCGGTAAGCATCATTGGGCTGCCGCCCGGCGGTGGTGCGTGGAGTAAATGGTTCCTCGCGATTGGAACCGTCGAAACCCATCTGTACGTTTTGACGGCCGCGTTGATGATCAGTTCGCTGTTGAACATCGCCTACCTGATTCCCATTCCAATCCAAGCGTTTATGGCACCGCTGGCCGAGGAATCCGGTACACCAAGTCCGCAGGATCACGCAGGCGATCCCCATGCATCCGGCGATCATTCCCATGCGGTGACCGGCGGCATTCAAGAGGCGCCGATGATGTGTGTGGTGCCGCTGTGCGTGACCGCCATCTTGAGTGTGGTGCTGTTCTTTTTCGCAGATTGGATTTACCAAGTGCTTTTGCCGATCACGGTGGCGAGTTAA
- a CDS encoding monovalent cation/H+ antiporter subunit D family protein, which translates to MESHLPILLIVLPLLAAPLCVLIGNRKVAYIVALTVSWCVFAMAVALVGTVHADGPLRYNIGNWAPPYGIEYVVDELSGFVMLFVSALGAIVLTYAPHSIEKEIPRSKHYLFYATYLLCLTGLLGMCVTGDLFNVFVFLEISSLSTYALISLGRSRRAPLAAFQYLILGSVGATFILIGIGLVYQMTGTLNMADIATRLPIDHGPRTVLVAFAFLTIGLFIKMAVFPVHTWLPNAYTYAPSVVTCFIAATATKVSVYALIRIVFSLFTREFAFEVLPLDTALMVMALVGIFAASTAAIYQDNVKRLLAYSSIAQIGYMLLGISMANQAGLAAGIVHMFNHALIKGGLFMVVGCFALRIGSVQLTDWRGAGRTMPWTSFAWAVGGLALIGVPFTAGFISKWMLLTAAFDSHHWSVAVLMLLSSLLALVYVWRVVETLYFSEPSESAKQAVEAPLGMLLPMYTVILATLVFGVWTVYSADFAAGAASLLLGGKQ; encoded by the coding sequence ATGGAAAGTCATCTACCCATCTTGCTGATCGTGTTGCCGTTATTGGCCGCGCCGCTGTGCGTTTTGATCGGCAATCGCAAAGTTGCCTACATCGTTGCGTTGACGGTTTCGTGGTGCGTGTTCGCAATGGCGGTCGCATTGGTCGGGACTGTCCATGCCGACGGGCCGCTGCGTTACAACATTGGCAATTGGGCGCCGCCCTACGGAATCGAATATGTTGTCGATGAACTCAGCGGATTTGTGATGCTGTTTGTGTCGGCCCTCGGAGCGATCGTGCTAACGTATGCGCCGCACAGCATCGAGAAAGAGATCCCTCGGTCCAAGCACTATCTGTTCTACGCGACGTATTTGCTTTGCTTGACCGGATTGTTGGGCATGTGCGTGACCGGCGACTTGTTCAACGTCTTTGTGTTTTTGGAAATATCGTCACTGTCAACCTACGCGTTGATCAGTCTCGGGCGATCTCGACGTGCACCGTTGGCGGCGTTCCAGTACTTGATTCTGGGCAGCGTCGGAGCGACGTTTATTCTGATTGGTATCGGATTGGTCTATCAGATGACCGGCACGCTGAATATGGCCGATATCGCCACGCGATTGCCGATCGATCATGGGCCTCGAACGGTATTGGTGGCGTTTGCGTTTCTAACGATCGGTCTGTTTATCAAGATGGCCGTCTTTCCGGTGCACACATGGTTGCCCAATGCCTACACCTACGCCCCGTCGGTGGTCACATGTTTCATCGCCGCTACGGCGACCAAGGTTTCGGTCTATGCATTGATTCGAATCGTCTTCAGTCTGTTTACTCGCGAATTTGCCTTTGAAGTTTTGCCCTTGGATACCGCTTTGATGGTGATGGCGCTGGTGGGCATCTTTGCCGCCTCGACTGCTGCGATCTATCAAGACAACGTGAAGCGTTTATTGGCATATTCAAGCATCGCTCAGATCGGTTACATGCTGTTGGGCATCAGTATGGCTAACCAAGCCGGGTTGGCCGCGGGCATTGTCCACATGTTCAATCACGCCTTGATCAAGGGTGGTTTGTTTATGGTGGTGGGCTGCTTCGCTCTGCGGATCGGTTCGGTCCAGCTTACCGATTGGCGGGGTGCCGGTCGTACGATGCCGTGGACCTCGTTTGCATGGGCCGTCGGCGGGTTGGCGTTAATCGGTGTGCCCTTCACCGCAGGTTTCATCAGCAAATGGATGTTGTTGACGGCGGCCTTTGATTCGCACCATTGGTCGGTCGCAGTATTGATGTTGCTCAGTTCGCTATTGGCGTTGGTTTACGTATGGCGAGTCGTCGAAACGTTGTATTTTTCCGAGCCATCGGAGTCGGCCAAACAAGCAGTCGAGGCACCGCTGGGGATGCTGCTGCCCATGTACACCGTGATCCTTGCAACGTTGGTGTTTGGGGTGTGGACGGTGTATTCGGCTGACTTTGCTGCGGGAGCCGCGTCGCTCTTGTTAGGAGGCAAGCAATGA
- a CDS encoding cation:proton antiporter subunit C produces the protein MNVEQIVGLYNYWIVIFLMMTGFYIVIARQNMIKSVIGLNIFQTSVFLLYITMGKVNGGTAPIIPPRVANGHAANGHAANGHSTNGHGTNGPADVLEHAQTEHAAAPVHEAVNEAGEHAHSIAEEVLSPLGEIARQADLTSQAEPLIYSNPMPSVLMLTAIVVGIATTSLALALIVRIREEYGTIEEDKILELDRDS, from the coding sequence ATGAACGTCGAACAAATCGTCGGACTGTACAACTATTGGATCGTGATCTTTCTGATGATGACGGGCTTTTACATCGTCATCGCGCGTCAGAACATGATCAAATCGGTGATCGGATTAAACATCTTTCAAACCTCCGTCTTCCTGCTTTACATCACGATGGGCAAGGTGAATGGGGGTACCGCCCCGATCATCCCGCCTCGCGTTGCCAACGGGCATGCCGCCAATGGGCATGCCGCCAATGGGCATAGCACGAATGGACATGGCACAAATGGACCTGCCGATGTGCTCGAGCATGCTCAAACCGAGCATGCCGCGGCGCCGGTTCATGAAGCGGTCAACGAGGCAGGCGAGCACGCTCATTCGATTGCTGAAGAGGTGCTTTCGCCGCTGGGTGAAATCGCTCGGCAAGCCGACCTGACGTCGCAGGCTGAGCCCCTCATTTACTCAAACCCAATGCCAAGTGTGCTGATGCTGACCGCCATTGTGGTGGGAATTGCGACGACTTCGCTGGCACTCGCGCTGATCGTTCGCATCCGTGAAGAGTATGGCACGATTGAGGAAGACAAAATCTTGGAATTGGATCGGGATTCTTGA
- a CDS encoding Na(+)/H(+) antiporter subunit B: MRTFPIIRVVTKILIPYILLFAFYVQFHGDYGPGGGFQAGVIFASALILYGLVFGLESVKRVAPPVVIEKLMALGVLVYGMTGVLTLSLGGNFLDYAVLEHHFYPHLFPSGQHLGIFLVELGVGITVTSVMTMIFYTFAGRKKIV; encoded by the coding sequence GTGAGAACATTTCCGATCATTCGTGTCGTCACCAAAATCTTGATCCCGTACATCTTGTTATTTGCATTTTATGTGCAATTTCACGGTGATTACGGGCCTGGCGGCGGATTTCAAGCAGGCGTGATCTTTGCTTCGGCTTTGATTTTGTACGGATTGGTGTTTGGGCTCGAATCGGTCAAACGCGTCGCGCCGCCGGTAGTGATCGAAAAATTGATGGCACTCGGCGTCTTGGTGTACGGGATGACCGGAGTGTTGACGTTGTCGCTCGGAGGCAACTTCCTTGACTATGCGGTGCTTGAACATCATTTCTATCCCCACCTCTTTCCCTCAGGGCAACATCTCGGCATTTTTTTGGTCGAGCTCGGCGTCGGGATCACGGTAACCTCGGTGATGACGATGATTTTCTATACCTTTGCCGGCAGGAAAAAAATCGTATGA
- a CDS encoding DUF4040 domain-containing protein produces the protein MSSLIDFPILALLAITAVTIARMRDLWAAIMFTGIYSFLSASWMLILDAPDVAFTEAAVGAGIATVLMLSTLALTGKKDRQLAHAPIMPFFLVLITGCVLVYGTLDMPHFGDPNAPIQLHPNPSFVEKSQHDMHGLPNVVTAVLASYRGYDTLGETTVVLTAGIAVMIILRKEKDDGDQEASTETIS, from the coding sequence ATGAGCAGTTTGATCGATTTTCCTATCCTGGCCCTGCTCGCCATCACCGCGGTCACGATTGCGCGGATGCGAGATTTGTGGGCTGCGATCATGTTCACGGGCATCTACAGTTTTTTGAGTGCGAGTTGGATGTTGATCCTCGACGCACCCGATGTGGCGTTTACCGAAGCGGCGGTCGGTGCGGGCATTGCCACGGTGTTGATGCTGAGCACGTTGGCGCTGACGGGAAAAAAAGATCGCCAACTCGCGCACGCCCCGATCATGCCTTTCTTTCTGGTTTTGATCACCGGTTGTGTGCTGGTTTACGGCACTTTGGATATGCCGCATTTCGGTGACCCAAATGCTCCGATTCAATTGCATCCGAACCCTTCCTTTGTCGAAAAGTCTCAACATGACATGCATGGTTTGCCGAATGTCGTGACCGCGGTGTTAGCCAGTTATCGTGGTTACGACACGCTCGGAGAAACGACCGTCGTGCTCACCGCCGGAATCGCCGTCATGATCATTCTTCGCAAAGAGAAAGACGATGGGGATCAAGAAGCCTCGACGGAGACGATTTCGTGA
- the mnhG gene encoding monovalent cation/H(+) antiporter subunit G, translating to MSIVDLLSWILLMTGATFSIIGGIGIVRLPEFFSRMHGAGITDTMGAGLIVAGLLLQAGLSLTALKLVAILFFLTVTSPSSCHALARSAMTHGLKPVLDGEPLPNGETRSEETNKA from the coding sequence ATGAGTATTGTCGATCTGTTGAGTTGGATTCTGTTGATGACGGGAGCGACGTTTTCGATCATCGGCGGGATCGGCATTGTCCGGCTCCCTGAGTTTTTCTCGCGGATGCATGGCGCTGGAATCACCGACACGATGGGCGCGGGATTGATCGTTGCGGGCTTGCTATTGCAGGCCGGGTTAAGTCTGACCGCACTGAAATTGGTGGCCATCTTGTTCTTTTTGACCGTCACCAGTCCAAGTTCGTGTCACGCGTTGGCAAGGTCGGCGATGACGCATGGTTTGAAGCCAGTGCTTGATGGAGAGCCGTTGCCCAACGGGGAAACTCGCAGCGAGGAGACGAACAAAGCATGA
- a CDS encoding monovalent cation/H+ antiporter complex subunit F, which yields MISIDMFAVTSIAILVTMTLALVRAMFGPTVFDRVLALNTFGTKTVLLICVVDFMTGRDDFLDLALLYSLMNFIGMVALLRFAEYGSFSDEGVSP from the coding sequence GTGATCAGCATCGACATGTTCGCCGTCACCTCGATTGCCATTTTAGTGACGATGACGTTAGCGTTGGTCCGTGCGATGTTTGGTCCCACGGTCTTTGATCGCGTGCTTGCGCTGAATACCTTTGGTACGAAGACCGTACTGCTGATTTGTGTGGTCGATTTCATGACCGGACGTGACGATTTTCTTGATCTCGCTCTGCTCTATAGTCTGATGAATTTCATCGGCATGGTGGCGTTATTGCGATTTGCCGAATACGGTAGTTTCAGCGACGAAGGAGTGTCACCATGA
- a CDS encoding Na+/H+ antiporter subunit E gives MVTKTHGGYILRSFSHVLDSAEHNSRMESRNRTAIVKYTLTLAVALFLTWLIWSGHFESPFLLGLGALSCLCSLWISRRMRIVDEEGAPAQLGVRPFTRYAPWLMKEILFSNLTVAKIILSPKMRLRRRIVTVPTRASTELGRVMLANSITLTPGTVSVRIEGESITIHALALSHDQADITGETDRRICELEKS, from the coding sequence ATGGTCACTAAAACGCACGGCGGCTATATTCTGCGAAGTTTTTCCCATGTATTGGACTCGGCAGAACACAACTCGCGGATGGAAAGCCGCAACAGGACGGCAATTGTGAAATACACATTGACCCTCGCAGTGGCACTGTTCCTCACTTGGCTGATCTGGTCTGGGCACTTTGAAAGCCCGTTCTTGCTCGGTTTAGGCGCGTTATCGTGCCTTTGTAGTCTGTGGATATCCAGACGGATGCGGATCGTTGACGAAGAGGGGGCCCCGGCTCAGCTAGGCGTGCGGCCATTTACCCGGTACGCGCCGTGGCTGATGAAGGAGATTCTGTTTTCCAATCTGACCGTCGCAAAAATTATTCTGTCCCCCAAAATGCGTCTGCGGCGTCGCATCGTGACGGTGCCGACGCGTGCCAGCACCGAACTCGGACGCGTCATGCTTGCCAATTCGATCACGCTGACCCCGGGGACGGTATCGGTACGAATCGAAGGGGAAAGCATCACCATCCACGCCCTGGCACTGAGCCATGATCAAGCCGATATTACCGGCGAAACCGATCGTCGAATCTGTGAATTGGAGAAGTCGTGA
- the can gene encoding carbonate dehydratase codes for MHSLQELFDNNRQWSQRVVEQDPSFFERLSQQQSPKYLWIGCADSRVPANQIVGLDPGELFVHRNVANLVVHSDLNCLSVMQFAIEVLKVEHVIVCGHYGCGGVAAALFHKELGLIENWLRYIQDVATIHQEQLDAIEVPRQRCDRLCELNVMEQVMNVCRTTIVRDAWRKGQKLAVHGWVYTLTDGRLRDLDMNVTNGDEMITRYEATLGKLLS; via the coding sequence ATGCATTCGCTACAAGAGCTTTTCGACAACAACCGTCAATGGTCGCAGCGGGTGGTGGAGCAGGATCCCTCGTTCTTCGAGCGGTTGTCACAGCAGCAGTCGCCAAAATACCTATGGATTGGTTGCGCAGACAGTCGCGTGCCAGCCAATCAAATTGTGGGGCTGGATCCCGGTGAATTGTTCGTGCATCGAAATGTCGCCAATCTAGTGGTCCATTCGGATTTGAATTGTCTGTCAGTGATGCAGTTCGCGATTGAGGTATTGAAGGTCGAGCACGTGATCGTCTGTGGACACTATGGGTGTGGTGGTGTTGCCGCGGCGCTGTTTCATAAAGAGTTGGGGCTGATTGAAAATTGGTTGCGTTACATTCAAGATGTGGCCACCATCCACCAAGAACAGCTTGATGCGATTGAGGTGCCGCGACAGCGCTGCGATCGTTTGTGCGAACTGAACGTGATGGAACAGGTGATGAATGTGTGCCGCACCACGATTGTGCGTGACGCATGGCGTAAAGGCCAGAAGCTTGCCGTGCATGGTTGGGTTTATACGCTCACCGACGGTCGACTGCGTGACTTGGACATGAATGTGACCAATGGCGATGAGATGATCACGCGGTATGAAGCCACCTTGGGCAAGCTGCTCAGCTAG
- a CDS encoding site-specific DNA-methyltransferase produces MALEINQLHQGDCVDLLKRMAPESVDLCFADPPFNIGYDYDVYDDKRGDEEYLDWCRQWIQGVHQVLKPDGTFWLAIGDEYAAELKVCATREVGFVCRSWVIWYYTFGVNCKYGFSRSHTHLFHFVKDPEKFTFNAADPEIRIPSARQLVYGDRRANPKGRLPDNTWILRPQDLPNGFEEDGDTWYFPRVAGTFKERQGFHGCQMPEQLLGRIIRASSNEGDCVLDPFSGSGTTLVVAKKLRRNFIGTELSEEYATKIHERLDETNVGDPLVGPANPLLSAPNTKNGKRLADKVSKKKSTAKGKGKMPKTGNATQPELL; encoded by the coding sequence GTGGCACTCGAAATCAACCAGCTTCATCAAGGGGACTGTGTCGATCTGCTAAAGCGGATGGCCCCCGAGTCGGTTGATCTCTGTTTTGCCGATCCCCCCTTTAATATCGGCTATGACTACGACGTCTACGACGACAAGCGTGGCGACGAAGAGTACCTCGATTGGTGCCGCCAGTGGATTCAGGGAGTGCACCAGGTTTTGAAGCCTGATGGGACTTTTTGGTTGGCGATCGGCGACGAGTACGCCGCGGAACTCAAAGTCTGTGCCACACGCGAGGTTGGCTTTGTCTGTCGTAGCTGGGTCATTTGGTATTACACGTTTGGGGTCAACTGCAAATACGGGTTCAGCCGGTCGCACACCCATCTGTTCCACTTCGTCAAAGATCCCGAAAAGTTTACCTTCAACGCGGCGGACCCTGAGATTCGCATCCCGTCGGCGCGACAACTGGTTTACGGTGACCGGCGTGCGAATCCCAAAGGTCGATTGCCAGACAACACTTGGATTCTGCGTCCGCAAGATCTGCCCAACGGGTTCGAAGAAGATGGCGATACGTGGTACTTCCCACGCGTCGCCGGCACCTTCAAAGAACGCCAAGGATTCCATGGTTGCCAGATGCCTGAGCAGTTGCTCGGCCGGATCATCCGTGCTAGTTCCAATGAAGGAGACTGCGTTCTCGATCCTTTCTCAGGAAGTGGAACGACGTTGGTGGTGGCCAAGAAGTTGAGACGTAACTTCATCGGCACCGAGCTGAGCGAAGAGTATGCGACCAAGATTCACGAGCGACTCGATGAAACCAACGTGGGCGATCCGTTGGTTGGGCCTGCAAATCCATTGTTGAGCGCCCCGAATACGAAAAACGGAAAACGGTTGGCCGACAAGGTTTCCAAGAAGAAGTCAACCGCGAAAGGAAAGGGTAAAATGCCCAAGACCGGCAACGCCACGCAGCCAGAGTTGTTGTAA
- a CDS encoding polysaccharide biosynthesis/export family protein, giving the protein MFAAICLLSGVGCQGLKKSHHASQVSVVPPEVANMPRELAKTVMPDYIIEPPDILTIETVHAVPKSPYTLKVLDVLSVRVQGTLPEGPIGGGYPIEPGGVINLGAPYGVVSVSSMTVPQAQAAIEEHLKKYLKKPEVAVSLAELGASQRLVGQYLVGPDGTVTLGSYGSVSVVGMPLAQAKWAIEQHLSQFLEEPVISVNVHAYNSKVYYIVLQGAELGDAVYRFPITGNETVLDAISQINGLEQVSSKKMWIARPTSDLCDSQILPVDWHAVTECGSANTNFQLMPGDRLFVQEDHMVAFDNKLAKMFAPFERIMGFSLLSVGTATRFSGSVLKGGGNPNGFGGGF; this is encoded by the coding sequence ATGTTCGCGGCAATCTGCCTGTTAAGTGGGGTCGGATGCCAAGGGCTCAAAAAGAGTCACCATGCGTCACAGGTTTCTGTGGTGCCACCCGAAGTGGCGAATATGCCTCGCGAGTTGGCCAAGACAGTGATGCCGGATTACATCATTGAGCCGCCCGATATCTTGACGATCGAGACGGTGCACGCAGTACCCAAGTCGCCTTATACCTTAAAGGTGCTTGATGTGTTGTCGGTGCGAGTCCAAGGAACATTGCCTGAAGGGCCGATCGGTGGCGGTTACCCGATCGAACCCGGCGGGGTGATCAACCTCGGAGCTCCTTACGGGGTGGTCTCGGTTTCGAGCATGACGGTACCGCAGGCCCAGGCCGCGATCGAGGAACATCTAAAGAAATATTTGAAGAAACCTGAAGTCGCGGTTTCGCTCGCCGAACTTGGTGCATCCCAGCGATTGGTCGGGCAATACCTTGTCGGTCCCGATGGGACCGTCACCCTCGGCAGTTACGGCAGCGTGTCCGTGGTCGGCATGCCGTTGGCCCAAGCCAAATGGGCGATCGAACAGCACTTGTCGCAGTTCTTGGAAGAACCAGTCATCTCGGTCAACGTCCACGCATACAACAGCAAGGTGTACTACATCGTGTTGCAGGGTGCCGAGCTGGGCGATGCCGTCTACCGTTTCCCGATCACGGGTAATGAAACGGTTCTCGACGCGATTTCACAAATCAATGGACTTGAGCAGGTTTCGTCAAAGAAGATGTGGATCGCACGTCCGACGTCGGATCTTTGCGATTCGCAAATCCTGCCAGTCGATTGGCACGCGGTGACCGAGTGTGGTTCCGCCAATACGAACTTTCAACTCATGCCAGGCGACCGTTTGTTTGTCCAAGAAGACCATATGGTCGCGTTCGACAACAAGCTTGCCAAAATGTTCGCTCCGTTCGAACGCATCATGGGCTTCTCGCTGCTCAGCGTTGGTACGGCGACCCGTTTCTCCGGAAGCGTGCTCAAGGGCGGCGGGAATCCAAATGGATTCGGTGGCGGATTCTAG